From Gemmatimonadaceae bacterium, the proteins below share one genomic window:
- a CDS encoding TPM domain-containing protein: MLLLSFAFALLQAVQIPAPTGLVNDFANVIPAPQEQRIARIAEDVRTKSRGEIAVVTLPNIGDRDVTEIALRIGREWRVGRIGDPGDPTRNAGVVILIVPKEASADGRGRCRIETGTGAEGFITDATAGEICRSATPLFAARDYGGGIELVTFAVAERFAAEFGFTVDTALASSAVVARRAPRDEPFPMGQIIFMLVLIMLISRMARGGRGGRGGRRGRTFLPVPIFLPTGRGRWGSGGGFGGGFGGGGGFGGFGGGGGFGGGGGGSSW; the protein is encoded by the coding sequence TTGCTTCTGCTCTCCTTCGCCTTCGCCCTGCTCCAAGCCGTTCAGATCCCGGCGCCGACGGGGCTCGTCAACGATTTCGCCAACGTCATTCCCGCGCCGCAGGAGCAGAGAATCGCGCGGATCGCGGAAGACGTGCGGACCAAATCGCGCGGAGAGATCGCGGTGGTCACGCTGCCGAACATCGGCGACCGCGACGTCACCGAGATCGCGCTGCGGATCGGTCGCGAGTGGCGCGTGGGCAGGATCGGCGACCCGGGTGATCCGACGCGGAACGCGGGAGTCGTGATCCTCATCGTGCCGAAGGAGGCGAGCGCCGACGGACGCGGCCGGTGCCGGATCGAGACCGGCACCGGCGCGGAGGGTTTCATCACCGATGCGACGGCCGGTGAGATCTGCCGGAGTGCGACGCCGCTCTTCGCCGCGAGGGATTACGGCGGCGGCATCGAGCTGGTCACGTTCGCCGTGGCCGAGCGCTTCGCCGCCGAGTTCGGGTTTACGGTGGACACGGCGCTCGCGTCTTCCGCCGTCGTCGCCAGGCGCGCGCCGCGGGACGAGCCGTTTCCCATGGGCCAGATCATCTTCATGCTGGTGCTGATCATGCTGATCAGCCGCATGGCCAGAGGCGGCCGCGGCGGCCGCGGCGGACGCAGAGGCCGGACTTTCCTGCCGGTGCCGATCTTTCTGCCCACCGGCCGCGGCCGCTGGGGGAGCGGCGGGGGTTTCGGCGGCGGCTTCGGCGGCGGTGGCGGCTTCGGCGGCTTTGGCGGGGGCGGAGGGTTCGGCGGCGGCGGTGGGGGTTCAAGTTGGTGA